The following proteins come from a genomic window of Saccharicrinis carchari:
- a CDS encoding glycoside hydrolase family 95 protein, translating to MNNYFSKFIVLFSIIGMLACTASNKDEKQLKLWYDKPASDWMTEALPIGNAYMGAMFFGGIETEQIQFAEATLWAGGPEAHPDYNFGVRKDAWKHLEKIRQLLEEGKLTEAHRMAERQLTGVTHKTADGSMFGDYGAQQTMGDLFVTIGHNGEPENYKREIDLNTGEGRVYYQIDGESHRRHFFGSYPDKVLVYRFESSTPTSYQLKYETPHKKVSDTFNQGLYSFTGEVAGNGMAFETCLKVQSDGEVAFRDGEIQISDARYCNVYHVAATDYLPEFPHYKGADYRGANKATLAGLEGRSYEEIREKHLHDYQNLFSRVQLKLGSSNRDNVPTDVRLKAYAEGMVDAAFEELYFQYSRYLMISGSRPGSMPLNLQGKWNNSTNPPWACDYHMNINQQMLYWPAEVTNLSECHLPLFDYMESLVEPGKISAKEFFNTRGWIVNTMNNPFGFTAPGWGFPWGFFPGGAAWLCQHAWEHYDFTRDKIFLEETAYPLMKEAALFWIDYLIEDENGQLVSSPSYSPEHGGISRGASMDHQMAWDLLNNCIEACNVLGVDEAFKTKAIAVRDKICPPAIGKWGQLQEWKEDVDDPENKHRHVSHLYALHPGKQITVETTPNLAEAAKVSLNARGDDGTGWSLAWKVNFWARLKDGDRAYRLFKRLLRPTGQKGTEMMSGGGSYSNLLCAHPPFQLDGNMGGCAGVAELLLQSHTGTIELLPALPSAWKDGNVKGLKARGGFEVKMEWKENKLFSAQISGKDGTTGTYKYQDTVKEFEIPENGIYTVIL from the coding sequence ATGAACAATTACTTTTCCAAATTTATTGTGTTGTTTTCAATCATTGGTATGCTTGCTTGCACGGCATCAAATAAAGATGAAAAACAGCTCAAACTTTGGTACGACAAACCTGCTAGCGATTGGATGACGGAAGCCCTTCCCATTGGCAATGCTTACATGGGTGCCATGTTTTTTGGAGGCATCGAAACGGAGCAAATCCAATTCGCTGAAGCAACACTTTGGGCTGGAGGCCCGGAGGCACACCCCGACTATAATTTTGGCGTACGGAAAGATGCCTGGAAACATCTGGAGAAGATAAGGCAATTGCTAGAAGAGGGAAAATTGACTGAAGCCCATCGCATGGCTGAGCGTCAGCTAACGGGTGTTACGCACAAAACAGCAGACGGCTCTATGTTTGGCGATTATGGGGCCCAGCAAACAATGGGCGACCTTTTTGTAACAATAGGCCATAATGGGGAGCCCGAAAACTATAAACGCGAAATTGACCTGAACACAGGTGAAGGCAGGGTTTATTATCAGATTGATGGAGAAAGCCATCGTCGCCATTTTTTTGGAAGTTACCCGGACAAAGTGCTTGTCTATCGTTTCGAGAGTAGCACGCCCACAAGCTATCAACTCAAATATGAAACCCCGCATAAAAAAGTGTCGGACACATTTAACCAGGGCCTTTATTCGTTCACGGGCGAGGTAGCAGGCAATGGAATGGCTTTTGAAACCTGTCTGAAGGTTCAATCGGATGGAGAGGTGGCATTCCGAGATGGAGAGATACAAATATCTGATGCCAGGTATTGTAATGTGTATCATGTGGCCGCTACCGACTATCTCCCCGAATTTCCGCATTACAAAGGAGCTGATTACCGGGGAGCCAATAAAGCCACATTGGCCGGCCTTGAAGGCAGGAGCTATGAGGAAATTCGGGAAAAACACCTGCACGATTATCAAAATTTATTCTCCAGGGTGCAACTTAAATTGGGTAGTTCAAACCGCGACAACGTGCCCACCGATGTACGCTTAAAAGCATATGCCGAGGGTATGGTGGATGCAGCATTTGAGGAACTCTATTTTCAGTACAGCCGGTATCTTATGATATCAGGTTCGCGCCCGGGCTCCATGCCGCTCAACCTGCAAGGAAAATGGAACAACAGCACCAATCCGCCCTGGGCTTGCGATTATCACATGAATATCAATCAGCAGATGTTATACTGGCCCGCAGAAGTAACCAACCTTTCGGAATGTCATCTACCACTTTTCGATTATATGGAAAGCCTGGTAGAACCCGGGAAAATATCGGCAAAAGAATTTTTCAACACACGTGGCTGGATTGTAAATACCATGAATAATCCGTTTGGCTTTACGGCCCCCGGTTGGGGATTTCCATGGGGATTTTTCCCGGGGGGCGCCGCGTGGTTGTGCCAGCATGCCTGGGAGCATTACGACTTTACCCGCGATAAAATCTTTTTGGAAGAAACCGCTTACCCATTGATGAAAGAAGCTGCTTTGTTTTGGATCGATTATCTGATTGAGGATGAAAATGGGCAACTGGTTTCGTCACCATCTTATTCTCCCGAACATGGTGGGATATCGCGCGGCGCTTCAATGGACCACCAAATGGCTTGGGATTTACTGAACAACTGCATTGAGGCCTGTAATGTATTGGGCGTTGACGAAGCGTTTAAAACTAAAGCAATAGCCGTACGCGATAAAATTTGTCCGCCCGCCATTGGAAAATGGGGCCAATTGCAAGAGTGGAAAGAGGACGTTGACGACCCGGAAAACAAACACCGCCATGTTTCGCATTTATATGCATTGCACCCAGGAAAACAAATAACTGTTGAAACAACACCTAATCTTGCCGAAGCAGCAAAGGTTAGCCTCAATGCACGCGGTGATGACGGAACGGGCTGGTCGCTGGCATGGAAAGTGAATTTTTGGGCCCGTTTAAAGGATGGTGACCGGGCATACAGATTGTTTAAAAGGCTATTGCGCCCAACCGGTCAGAAAGGAACAGAAATGATGAGCGGTGGCGGGAGCTATTCTAATTTGTTGTGCGCACACCCACCATTTCAATTGGATGGGAACATGGGTGGTTGTGCAGGAGTTGCTGAGCTATTATTGCAGTCTCACACCGGAACCATAGAATTACTGCCTGCGTTGCCTTCAGCATGGAAAGATGGAAATGTAAAAGGATTAAAGGCACGTGGAGGTTTCGAGGTGAAAATGGAATGGAAGGAAAACAAATTGTTTTCTGCCCAAATTTCAGGCAAAGACGGCACTACGGGAACATATAAATATCAGGATACGGTGAAAGAGTTTGAAATTCCCGAGAATGGAATCTATACCGTGATTTTGTAA
- a CDS encoding glycoside hydrolase family 2 TIM barrel-domain containing protein: MNKNFVLTVVSFLLSFWAVGQSFTEWHDPAINSINRAPMHASYFAYESSGKADEGIRENSENYMSLNGLWKFNWVRDANLRPHTFFTIDFDDNQWDKMEVPGIWEVNGYGEAVYVNSRFVWDYIMKPEPPKVPEKENYVGSYRRTVHIPSNWDGKEVLINLGAVSSCAYLWVNGQFVGYSEDRKLEPEFNITPYLKKGENLIAFQVFRWCDGTFVELQDFWRLAGTSRDIYMYARNPFHVKDITVVADLDTKYKNGLLNVSVNFDDTKAVGQQGAKVEFELKNNAGKSVWSTTKVLDETSSIEATATLKNVMQWSAELPNLYNLTVTLKNKSDETIEVIPQRVGFRKVEIKNGLLLVNGQPILIKGVNRHEVDPDHAYYVSKERMEQDVRIMKMNNINAVRTSHYPSDSYFYELCDKYGLYVVDEANIEAHGYEKIAQMEEWIPTHLQRATRMVQRDKNSPSVIIWSMGNESGDGICFEETYKAIKAIDSTRPIQYERPGMKMHTDIYVPFYVGYDGLEAYGQKGNQRMPLIQCEYAHAMGNSMGGFKEYWDLYRKYDNLQGGFIWDFVDQALREYRDGKMIYTYGGDYGKGLPSDNNFNNNGLVNPDREPNPHFNEVAMVQQSIWTTPVDIETGKIKVYNENFFTSLDNIQLHWRLVEEGTAIKEGVVNELNIAPQKTGTLQLNYLPKPSTKERFLEVYYKTKVQEGMVPAAHIVARQQLPVTSYQFPDLILAKKELAVEVEQTRHLIAVKAGHTNIEFDQRTGFIVGYSNKGVQFLKDGEKVKPNFWRGGTDNDYGARLQNKLSKWRNPQLELIDLKASNEGDGAMVKASYSLSELGAKLQLSYEVNGEGKMKVTQKLITSEDKDNKPMIPRFGMQFPFTKLFDQIEYYGRGPVENYVDRKISAFVGKYQQTVSEQFFPYIRPQETGTKSDVRWWKLTQKSGIGVKVYAPDLFSVSALHFTNNDLDDFESKEQRHSGELVERDITVLSIDLEQMGLGCINTWGALPMEKYQIPYNDYEFTFMVEPIL, encoded by the coding sequence ATGAATAAAAATTTCGTTTTAACCGTCGTTTCATTTTTACTGTCATTTTGGGCAGTAGGCCAGTCATTTACCGAATGGCACGACCCTGCTATCAATTCAATAAACCGCGCTCCAATGCATGCCTCGTATTTCGCTTATGAAAGTAGCGGGAAGGCCGATGAAGGCATTAGAGAAAATTCCGAAAATTATATGTCCCTCAACGGTTTATGGAAATTTAATTGGGTAAGAGATGCCAATTTGCGGCCACACACATTTTTTACTATCGACTTCGACGACAATCAATGGGATAAAATGGAGGTGCCCGGAATCTGGGAGGTCAATGGCTATGGAGAGGCCGTTTACGTCAACTCGCGTTTTGTTTGGGACTATATTATGAAGCCTGAACCCCCTAAGGTGCCCGAAAAAGAGAATTATGTAGGCTCATACCGGCGAACAGTCCATATTCCATCGAACTGGGATGGAAAGGAAGTTCTTATTAACCTGGGAGCTGTTTCATCCTGCGCATATCTATGGGTAAACGGGCAATTTGTAGGTTATAGCGAAGACCGCAAGTTGGAACCTGAATTTAATATTACACCATATCTGAAAAAAGGAGAAAATCTTATCGCGTTCCAGGTATTCAGATGGTGCGATGGAACCTTTGTGGAGTTGCAGGATTTCTGGCGTTTGGCCGGAACATCTCGCGATATTTACATGTATGCACGCAACCCGTTTCATGTAAAAGATATAACTGTTGTTGCGGATCTGGATACCAAATACAAAAATGGCTTACTTAACGTATCGGTTAATTTTGACGATACAAAAGCTGTTGGCCAGCAAGGTGCCAAGGTGGAATTTGAACTGAAAAACAATGCAGGAAAATCAGTATGGAGCACGACTAAAGTATTGGACGAAACATCCAGCATAGAGGCTACTGCCACTTTAAAAAATGTTATGCAGTGGAGTGCTGAGCTTCCTAATCTTTACAACTTAACGGTTACGCTTAAGAATAAAAGCGATGAGACGATAGAGGTCATTCCACAACGGGTAGGATTTCGAAAGGTAGAGATCAAAAATGGACTTCTGCTTGTTAACGGACAGCCAATTCTAATTAAAGGCGTAAACCGTCACGAAGTTGACCCCGACCATGCCTATTATGTGTCGAAAGAGCGTATGGAACAAGATGTGAGAATCATGAAAATGAACAATATAAATGCTGTTCGCACAAGCCACTATCCAAGCGATTCCTACTTTTATGAATTGTGCGATAAATATGGACTTTACGTAGTTGATGAAGCCAATATTGAAGCTCATGGTTATGAGAAAATTGCACAAATGGAGGAATGGATTCCAACCCATTTACAGCGTGCGACAAGGATGGTGCAGCGCGATAAAAATTCACCTTCGGTAATTATATGGTCCATGGGGAACGAATCCGGCGACGGCATCTGCTTTGAGGAAACTTATAAGGCCATCAAAGCAATTGATTCAACCCGTCCAATTCAATATGAACGGCCGGGAATGAAGATGCATACCGATATTTATGTGCCGTTTTATGTGGGATATGATGGCCTTGAGGCTTACGGCCAAAAAGGAAATCAACGCATGCCGCTTATTCAGTGTGAGTATGCCCATGCTATGGGAAATTCTATGGGAGGATTCAAAGAGTACTGGGACCTTTACCGCAAGTATGATAACCTGCAAGGTGGTTTTATCTGGGATTTTGTCGATCAGGCCCTTCGCGAATATCGCGATGGAAAAATGATTTACACCTATGGTGGTGATTATGGCAAAGGGCTTCCGTCTGATAATAATTTCAACAATAATGGTTTAGTAAATCCCGATCGTGAGCCAAATCCTCATTTCAACGAAGTGGCTATGGTTCAACAATCAATCTGGACTACACCAGTCGATATCGAAACAGGAAAAATAAAAGTGTATAACGAAAACTTTTTTACATCACTTGATAATATTCAGCTGCACTGGCGTTTGGTCGAAGAGGGAACAGCGATTAAGGAAGGCGTTGTGAACGAGCTTAACATTGCGCCTCAGAAAACAGGAACCCTGCAATTGAATTATTTGCCAAAACCTTCAACCAAAGAGCGTTTCCTGGAAGTTTACTACAAAACGAAAGTACAGGAAGGTATGGTGCCGGCGGCCCATATTGTGGCTCGCCAGCAGTTGCCTGTTACAAGCTACCAGTTCCCTGATTTGATTTTGGCAAAAAAAGAATTGGCAGTTGAAGTTGAGCAAACGCGTCACCTTATTGCGGTGAAAGCCGGCCATACAAACATTGAATTTGATCAGCGGACAGGTTTTATTGTTGGCTATTCAAATAAAGGGGTACAATTTTTAAAGGATGGCGAGAAAGTTAAACCCAACTTCTGGAGAGGCGGCACAGATAATGACTATGGCGCCCGTTTGCAAAATAAGCTCTCGAAATGGAGGAATCCACAGCTGGAGTTAATTGATTTAAAAGCAAGCAACGAGGGAGACGGAGCAATGGTTAAGGCAAGCTATTCGTTATCGGAACTCGGCGCTAAGTTGCAGCTAAGCTATGAGGTGAATGGCGAAGGAAAAATGAAAGTTACTCAAAAACTGATTACTTCGGAGGATAAGGATAATAAACCGATGATACCGCGATTTGGGATGCAGTTCCCATTCACCAAATTATTCGATCAGATTGAATATTACGGCCGGGGGCCGGTTGAGAATTATGTTGACCGAAAAATAAGTGCGTTTGTAGGCAAATACCAACAAACCGTTTCTGAACAATTCTTCCCATATATCCGCCCACAGGAAACCGGAACGAAATCAGACGTTCGCTGGTGGAAGCTGACGCAAAAATCGGGCATAGGTGTAAAAGTATATGCACCTGACCTATTTAGTGTTTCGGCACTACATTTTACCAACAATGATCTGGACGATTTTGAGAGCAAAGAGCAACGCCATTCCGGAGAGTTGGTAGAAAGAGATATAACGGTACTTTCAATCGATCTTGAGCAAATGGGGTTGGGTTGTATTAACACCTGGGGAGCACTGCCTATGGAAAAATATCAAATTCCTTATAATGATTACGAATTTACATTTATGGTTGAGCCCATTCTGTAA
- a CDS encoding endonuclease/exonuclease/phosphatase family protein, whose amino-acid sequence MMKYVLIKGLFVASLLLIIFSFDYRSSDSRAYDKSDSVKDEVNKFSKDPSAIRILSYNVKHCEGMDRIINYNRIGHIISSLNADFICLQELDSCTTRSNNIDQLLMLSEETQMNGYFGKAIFFQNGKYGVGILSKESAISTYNYSLPGDEARTVLVAEYPNLVIMSTHLGLKEENRLESIKILTDKAKEFSKPVFMAGDFNENNFTGDVFNELNKNWTLISAKENTFSTGSPKVCIDFVFSLNNKEMNTTENLGSSVVYALPDVNVSIASDHYPVFTDVKIN is encoded by the coding sequence ATGATGAAATATGTGTTAATCAAGGGCCTTTTTGTTGCAAGTCTGCTGTTAATTATTTTTAGTTTTGATTATAGATCGTCAGATTCTCGCGCATATGATAAATCAGATTCCGTCAAAGATGAAGTAAATAAATTTTCGAAAGACCCTTCTGCAATCCGCATTCTATCCTACAATGTTAAGCATTGTGAGGGGATGGACCGTATTATCAACTACAACAGGATAGGTCATATTATTTCATCGTTAAACGCAGATTTTATATGTCTCCAGGAATTGGATAGTTGTACTACCCGCAGCAATAACATCGACCAGTTGTTGATGCTTTCAGAAGAAACGCAAATGAATGGCTATTTTGGGAAAGCTATTTTCTTTCAAAACGGTAAATACGGAGTGGGTATCCTATCAAAAGAAAGCGCAATTTCAACGTACAATTATTCATTGCCCGGGGATGAGGCCAGAACTGTGTTAGTGGCTGAGTACCCCAACCTAGTCATTATGTCGACTCACTTAGGTTTAAAAGAAGAAAATCGTTTAGAGTCTATAAAAATTTTAACCGATAAAGCTAAGGAGTTTAGTAAACCTGTTTTTATGGCAGGCGATTTCAATGAAAATAATTTCACAGGTGATGTTTTTAACGAATTGAATAAAAACTGGACTTTAATAAGTGCCAAAGAAAACACCTTCTCAACCGGCAGCCCAAAGGTATGCATTGACTTTGTTTTTTCACTGAATAATAAAGAGATGAACACAACGGAAAATTTGGGTTCATCGGTTGTTTATGCTTTGCCAGATGTAAATGTCTCGATAGCTTCAGATCATTACCCGGTGTTTACTGATGTAAAAATCAATTAA
- a CDS encoding alpha-L-fucosidase has protein sequence MKNPLIILMGLLFLAALPGFSQAIYEDERYVPETDPLVLEKLSQWQDIKFGLLMHWGAYSQWGIVESWSICAEDEGWCRRPDEDYTAYKKRYERLQTTFNPVKFNPERWAKAAKDAGMKYVVFTTKHHDGFCMFDSKYTDYKVTSPACPFSTHPKANIAKNVFDAFRDEGMWVGAYFSKPDWHHKDYWSPEFATPDRNVNYDPAAYPDRWENFVQFTHNQIMELMSDYGKMDILWLDGGWVAKKEKDVILKAYARRLENSSTGFIKAQVINQDIRMDELAAKARVKQPGLIVVDRAVHGKNQNYLTPENRVPEATLPYPWESCIISGGGWSYTPDAKYMTGRQAIHMLIDIVAKGGNLLYNIAPGPDGEWQQGAYDLLKEMGTWIKVNGEAIYNSKPLYPYKEDKIAMTQQKDGSANFLYLASEGEKMPSKIVIRSHKPVSGAEVTLLGSDQALKWKAEDDGFVVNIPAKQRNNPPCDLAWTLRVSQIVR, from the coding sequence ATGAAGAATCCATTAATTATTTTGATGGGCTTGCTTTTTTTGGCGGCCTTACCAGGTTTTTCGCAAGCCATTTATGAGGATGAACGCTATGTTCCGGAGACGGATCCCCTGGTGCTCGAAAAATTATCGCAATGGCAGGATATTAAGTTTGGTCTGCTGATGCATTGGGGGGCTTACAGCCAATGGGGTATCGTAGAGTCATGGAGCATTTGTGCCGAGGACGAAGGTTGGTGTCGTCGTCCGGATGAGGACTATACCGCTTATAAGAAACGTTATGAGCGTTTACAAACCACGTTTAACCCGGTAAAGTTTAATCCTGAGCGATGGGCCAAAGCAGCCAAAGATGCCGGGATGAAATATGTTGTTTTTACAACCAAGCATCACGACGGGTTTTGTATGTTCGACAGTAAATATACCGATTATAAGGTTACATCACCCGCATGTCCATTCTCTACCCATCCCAAAGCCAATATCGCAAAAAATGTATTTGATGCCTTCAGGGATGAGGGGATGTGGGTAGGTGCTTATTTTTCGAAACCCGACTGGCACCATAAGGACTACTGGTCGCCCGAGTTTGCTACGCCCGACCGTAACGTGAACTACGATCCTGCCGCTTATCCCGATAGGTGGGAAAATTTCGTTCAGTTTACGCATAATCAAATAATGGAGCTGATGAGCGATTATGGTAAGATGGATATTCTTTGGCTTGATGGCGGTTGGGTTGCAAAAAAGGAGAAAGACGTTATTTTGAAAGCCTATGCCCGCAGGTTAGAGAATAGTTCCACAGGTTTTATAAAGGCACAGGTGATTAACCAGGATATTCGGATGGATGAGTTGGCTGCCAAGGCCAGGGTAAAACAACCCGGCTTAATAGTGGTTGACCGCGCTGTCCACGGCAAGAATCAAAATTACTTAACGCCCGAGAACCGCGTTCCGGAAGCCACCCTCCCCTATCCATGGGAGTCGTGTATCATTTCCGGGGGAGGATGGTCCTATACGCCCGATGCAAAATATATGACGGGCCGCCAAGCCATTCACATGCTGATTGATATTGTGGCAAAAGGTGGGAACCTGCTCTATAACATTGCCCCCGGGCCTGATGGGGAGTGGCAACAAGGCGCCTACGATTTATTAAAAGAAATGGGGACCTGGATTAAAGTTAATGGTGAGGCCATCTATAATTCCAAACCCTTATACCCGTATAAGGAAGACAAAATAGCCATGACACAGCAAAAAGATGGTTCAGCTAATTTCCTCTATCTGGCTTCTGAAGGCGAAAAAATGCCATCAAAAATAGTGATTCGATCGCACAAGCCGGTTTCCGGTGCAGAAGTAACCCTGCTGGGAAGTGACCAAGCATTAAAGTGGAAAGCCGAAGATGATGGTTTTGTTGTGAATATACCTGCCAAACAAAGAAACAATCCGCCATGCGATTTAGCCTGGACCTTGCGGGTTTCGCAAATTGTGCGGTAG
- a CDS encoding glycoside hydrolase family 3 N-terminal domain-containing protein codes for MKNQRWLLVFLFALSIQVAHSQKYKDARLSVHERTNDLLGRMTLEEKIGQMLCPLGWEMYQKKGADVSHSPKFERFVQERHIGMLWATYRADPWTKKTIETGLNPALAAKAGNALQRYIMENTRLGIPIFLAEEAPHGHMAIGTTVFPSGIGMAATWSAPTIEATGQIISKEIRLQGGHIGYGPVLDLTRDPRWSRVEETFGEDPVLSATLGAAMVRGTGKGDLTQPYSVISTLKHFLAYGIPEGGHNGNTTIIGPRDLHENFLPPFEAAIKAGALSVMTSYNSIDGVPCTANGYLLNDVLRNHWAFRGYVVSDLGSIEGLKGSHYVAETMEDAAIMATKAGVDSDLGGEAYRNLVSAVKNGRIAESLIDTAVARLLRLKFEMGLFENPYVDPEKARGNTRTSNHIAHARKVAQQSVVLLKNNNLLPLNKDVKKVAVIGPNADNRYNMLGDYTAPQEPGNIKTVLHGVRSKLKGATVEYVKGCAIRDTLNTDIDKAVAAARRADVAIVVVGGSSARDFKTQYIETGAAVASSESISDMESGEGFDRATLGLLGKQMSLLQAIKATGIPMVVIYIQGRPLNMNWAAENADALLTAWYPGQEGGNAIADVLFGDYNPAGRLPISVPRHVGQIPVYYNKKNPKGHDYVELPAAPLYSFGYGMSYSQFDYSNLLVSKKDRFTFEVSFLIKNTGAFDGDEVVQLYMRDEYASTVQPIKQLKHFNRLFLKKGEARTIKFTITEHDLSIINADMERVVEPGSFSVMIGASSDDIRLDTKISVQ; via the coding sequence ATGAAAAATCAACGCTGGCTACTTGTATTCCTATTTGCCCTGAGCATTCAAGTTGCCCATTCGCAAAAGTATAAAGATGCGCGCCTAAGTGTACATGAGCGTACAAATGATCTTTTGGGGCGTATGACCCTTGAAGAAAAAATTGGGCAGATGCTCTGTCCCTTAGGCTGGGAGATGTACCAGAAGAAAGGTGCCGACGTAAGCCATTCCCCCAAATTTGAACGCTTTGTGCAAGAGCGTCATATTGGAATGCTATGGGCTACGTACCGTGCCGACCCATGGACCAAAAAAACCATTGAAACGGGACTTAATCCTGCATTGGCCGCAAAAGCAGGTAATGCGCTTCAGCGGTATATCATGGAGAACACCCGTTTGGGTATCCCCATCTTTTTGGCCGAAGAGGCGCCGCACGGCCACATGGCCATTGGCACTACCGTATTCCCCTCGGGAATAGGTATGGCGGCCACCTGGTCGGCACCTACGATTGAAGCGACAGGGCAGATCATTTCAAAGGAAATCAGATTACAGGGCGGTCATATTGGCTACGGGCCTGTGCTGGATTTAACGCGCGATCCCCGATGGTCGAGGGTGGAGGAAACTTTTGGGGAGGATCCTGTATTGAGCGCCACACTGGGTGCAGCAATGGTCAGGGGCACGGGCAAAGGCGATTTGACCCAGCCATATAGCGTCATCTCTACCCTAAAGCACTTTTTGGCTTATGGCATCCCCGAGGGCGGGCACAATGGCAACACCACTATTATTGGCCCCCGCGATTTGCACGAAAATTTCCTCCCTCCCTTTGAGGCGGCTATTAAAGCCGGCGCCTTATCGGTTATGACGTCCTATAACTCCATTGATGGGGTACCTTGCACTGCCAATGGCTATCTTTTAAACGATGTTTTACGGAACCATTGGGCTTTCAGGGGTTATGTTGTTTCAGATTTGGGGAGCATCGAAGGTCTAAAAGGATCGCATTATGTTGCAGAAACAATGGAAGATGCTGCCATAATGGCTACAAAGGCGGGTGTCGATTCCGACTTGGGCGGGGAGGCCTATCGTAACCTTGTCAGTGCAGTTAAAAATGGCCGTATTGCCGAATCGCTCATCGATACGGCTGTCGCGCGTTTGTTACGACTGAAGTTTGAGATGGGTTTATTCGAAAATCCTTATGTGGATCCCGAAAAAGCCCGCGGAAACACAAGAACAAGCAATCACATTGCACATGCCCGAAAAGTGGCCCAACAATCGGTGGTGCTGTTAAAAAACAATAATCTGCTGCCATTAAATAAGGATGTTAAAAAGGTGGCCGTTATCGGACCCAATGCCGATAACCGGTACAATATGCTGGGAGATTATACCGCGCCGCAGGAGCCCGGCAACATAAAAACGGTGCTCCACGGTGTCCGGTCAAAACTGAAGGGCGCCACGGTTGAGTACGTTAAAGGATGTGCCATACGCGACACTTTAAACACCGATATAGATAAAGCGGTTGCCGCTGCCCGAAGGGCCGATGTTGCCATTGTGGTGGTAGGAGGATCCAGTGCCCGGGATTTTAAAACGCAATATATCGAAACGGGGGCTGCCGTTGCTTCTTCCGAAAGTATCAGTGATATGGAAAGTGGCGAAGGTTTTGACAGGGCAACGCTGGGTTTGTTAGGAAAACAAATGAGTTTGTTGCAAGCGATAAAGGCTACCGGAATACCAATGGTGGTCATTTACATCCAGGGCCGTCCGTTAAATATGAATTGGGCCGCCGAAAATGCCGACGCGCTCCTAACGGCTTGGTACCCGGGCCAGGAGGGCGGAAATGCCATTGCCGATGTTCTTTTTGGCGATTATAATCCGGCCGGGCGCTTGCCCATCTCAGTCCCCCGGCATGTGGGTCAGATTCCGGTGTATTACAACAAAAAGAATCCCAAGGGACATGACTATGTTGAATTACCGGCCGCCCCGCTTTATTCCTTTGGTTATGGGATGAGTTATTCGCAATTCGATTATTCAAATCTATTGGTTAGCAAAAAAGACCGGTTTACATTTGAAGTATCATTCTTAATTAAAAACACTGGTGCCTTCGATGGAGATGAGGTGGTTCAGCTATATATGAGAGATGAGTATGCTTCTACCGTTCAGCCCATAAAACAGTTAAAGCACTTTAACAGACTCTTTTTGAAAAAAGGAGAGGCGCGAACCATCAAGTTTACCATTACCGAGCACGACCTGTCCATCATTAATGCCGATATGGAACGGGTGGTTGAGCCGGGAAGCTTCTCTGTAATGATTGGCGCTTCATCCGATGATATAAGGCTCGATACAAAAATTAGCGTGCAATAA